In Amycolatopsis sp. EV170708-02-1, the following are encoded in one genomic region:
- a CDS encoding phage tail protein, translating to MRAAVPGLPSPHPIGEQLPSVYAEDRFVQGFTGALDEVLAPVFATLDNFAGYLDPNLAPEDFVGWLAHWVALRVDEGWSPVRLRELVTRSVELHRWRGTQRGLAEHVRLLTGGAVEVTDSGGVVASPEPGAPLPDPGQAWVHVRVRVPERDRIDERRLTAAVVDAVPAHVRVTVEVVEG from the coding sequence ATGAGAGCGGCCGTGCCGGGTCTGCCGAGCCCGCACCCGATCGGCGAGCAACTGCCCTCGGTCTACGCCGAGGACCGGTTCGTCCAGGGCTTCACCGGTGCGCTCGACGAAGTGCTCGCGCCGGTCTTCGCGACGCTGGACAACTTCGCCGGTTACCTCGACCCGAATCTGGCGCCGGAGGATTTCGTCGGCTGGCTGGCGCATTGGGTGGCGTTGCGGGTCGACGAGGGCTGGAGCCCGGTGCGGCTGCGCGAACTCGTGACCCGGTCGGTCGAGCTGCATCGGTGGCGCGGTACGCAGCGCGGCCTCGCCGAGCACGTGCGGCTGCTGACCGGAGGCGCGGTCGAGGTGACCGACAGCGGTGGTGTCGTGGCGTCGCCGGAGCCCGGGGCGCCGCTCCCGGATCCGGGGCAGGCGTGGGTCCACGTGCGGGTGCGGGTGCCCGAGCGGGACCGGATCGACGAACGGCGGCTGACGGCGGCGGTCGTGGACGCGGTACCCGCCCACGTGCGCGTCACGGTCGAAGTGGTGGAGGGGTAG
- a CDS encoding zinc ribbon domain-containing protein, protein MVIYRECGHQGPADVEFCGECGRYLKWDDEEPVAVRQPVAQAQVVQPAEPLAPVRQPQQRTLEEQVLNPGDLICGRCGKGNVPTRNFCGRCGASLAESEVVKTSWWRRLFRRGPREHKAGERPGKDGVRRRVGRAGAVRRSVGKAVRRVIAVMLVLSALIYALYQPFRGAINTAAVGLWGQVTGIFETKLNPVRPSKVTANAQSAGHPGNLASDNATNTFWAAGVQNEPVLVFTFDRPVDLRKAIVRSGNPANYQAAHRPKTLHLVFSTGKTYDMVLADTPDAQEVPIENSAGATGVELHVVGLHRSLEGMDVAISEIELFETG, encoded by the coding sequence ATGGTCATCTACCGGGAATGCGGGCATCAGGGCCCCGCCGACGTCGAGTTCTGCGGCGAATGCGGGCGGTACCTGAAATGGGACGACGAGGAACCCGTCGCGGTGCGCCAGCCGGTCGCCCAGGCCCAGGTCGTGCAGCCGGCCGAGCCGCTGGCGCCGGTCCGGCAGCCGCAACAGCGGACGCTTGAGGAGCAGGTGCTCAATCCGGGCGACCTGATCTGCGGCAGATGCGGCAAGGGCAACGTGCCCACCCGCAACTTCTGCGGCCGGTGTGGTGCGTCGCTGGCCGAGTCCGAGGTCGTGAAGACCTCGTGGTGGCGCCGGCTGTTCCGCCGCGGCCCCCGGGAGCACAAGGCGGGGGAGCGGCCGGGCAAGGACGGTGTCCGCCGCCGTGTCGGCCGGGCCGGTGCCGTGCGACGCAGCGTCGGCAAGGCCGTCCGCCGGGTGATCGCGGTGATGCTGGTGCTCTCGGCGCTGATCTACGCGCTGTACCAGCCGTTCCGTGGCGCGATCAACACCGCCGCGGTCGGCCTGTGGGGCCAGGTGACGGGCATCTTCGAGACGAAGCTGAACCCGGTGCGCCCGAGCAAGGTGACCGCGAACGCGCAGTCGGCCGGCCATCCGGGAAACCTGGCCAGCGACAACGCCACGAACACCTTCTGGGCGGCAGGCGTCCAGAACGAGCCCGTGCTGGTGTTCACCTTCGACCGTCCGGTGGACCTGCGAAAGGCGATCGTGCGGTCCGGCAACCCCGCGAACTACCAAGCCGCGCATCGGCCGAAGACCCTGCATCTCGTGTTCTCCACCGGCAAGACCTACGACATGGTGCTGGCCGACACGCCGGACGCCCAGGAGGTCCCGATCGAGAACAGCGCGGGCGCGACGGGCGTCGAGCTGCACGTGGTCGGGCTGCATCGCTCGCTGGAAGGCATGGACGTCGCGATCTCCGAGATCGAACTGTTCGAGACCGGCTGA